The Fodinibius saliphilus genome segment CAATTGTTAGGGGATGATTTCAAGATATCTACCTGGTACGACCTACAGCGTCCCCTTTATGATGTGATGTATCTTGAAAAATGGAGCTCCTATTTTATACTGATGATTATTGTCATTGTCGCAGTTTTAAATATTATTGGCTCACTTACTATGATTGTGATCCAAAAAAACAGGGATATAGGAGTATTGCTAACGATGGGATTTACCCCGGATGATATTAAAAATATTTTTATGCGGCAGGGCTTGTATATTGGCTTAATCGGATGTGGTATTGGAGGAGGCCTGGGATTACTTTTGAGTTGGTTACAGAAAGAGTATGGACTTATCAAACTCTCTTCTGCCTTTATTATTGATGCCTACCCGGTAACGATAAACTTCTTTGATGTATTTATAGTACTGGCGGGAAGTTTAGTGCTTTGTTTATTGGCTAGTTGGTATCCTGCAAGAAGGGCTTCAACTGTAGAACCTGCCGAAGCAATACGTTACGATTAAAGGAAAGCTATTCTTCCTGAAGGCCCAGCTTTTTGCATATTTTACTGATACTTTCAAGCTCTTCATCAGATAGAACTTCAAACTCATCCAAAATTAATTCAAGGTGTTTTGGAAAGTAGGAGGAAATAAACTCTTCACCTTCTGTGGTTAAATGAACAAGCACCGATCGTCGATCTTCAGGATCCTTTTGTCGTTCAACCCAGTTATTCTTTTCTAGGTTATCTACTACCATGGTTATATTTCCACCACTTTTCAGCAGTTTTTCGGCCAATGCTTTTTGGTTTAGGGGGCCTAAGTGAAGAAGTGCTTCTAATACCCCAAATTGGCTGACTGTTAAATCAGCTTCGGTCAAATGGCGGTTTAATCGATTATTAATCGATTCTGTTGCGCGCATCAATTTAATAAAAGCATCAAGTGTTTTTTGTTCTTTGTCGCTACCGTTGTAATGCGTACCCATTGAGGTAAGGGTAAATGGTTGAGTATTAAGTAGTTAGCCTGTGATAATATAATATTTTAGAGCATCAATACCATTAAAGGGAATAACTGATTGTAACGGGGGCATGGTCTGAAAGGTCCCAATCCATCTCTATGACAGCTTTTTCAGCTGATTCCAGCATTGTTGGGCAAGTCATATGATAGTCAATACGCCAGCCTTTATTGCGTTCTTTTGAGGCGGCACGATAGCTCCACCAGCTATATAGGTCGGGTTCTCCCTCATGCAGACGTCGATATACATCTTCAAATCCGATTTCTAATAATTTTGTTACCCACTTTCGCTCTTCGGGTAAAAAACCGGAGGTGTTTTTATTTCTTTTCGGATTATGAATATCAATTGGTTTATGGCAGATGTTATAATCGCCACAAAATACAACTGGTTTATCTCCGGAAAGGTACTTTTGAGCAAAAGGCAGGAAATGATCTAAGAAATCCATTTTTAGATCCTGACGTTCGTCACCGGTAGTGCCACTGGGAGCATAAATAGAAAAGACAATAAGATCTTCAAATTCAGCTTTAATAACTCTGCCTTCACTGTCAATCCAGTCAACCCCAATTCCTTTTTCAATCTCTAAAGGCTTTTCTTTTGATAAGATACCAACCCCCGAATAGCCCTTTTTTTCTGCCGTATGATACTGTCCGTGATAATCCAGCTTTTTTATTGGGCCGGGTACTTGATGTTCAAGTGCGCGAAGCTCCTGCAGGCATATGATATCAGGGTCTTCTTGGTTTACCCAATCAGTAAAGCCGTGTCGATGCGCTGCACGGATACCGTTAACGTTTAAAGATGATATTTTTAGCAAAGCTTCTGGATCTATCAGTTAGATGAGTTTTAATGAGTAAAGTGCTTACAGGTCGCGTAGTAACTATCAGCTGTTATTTTGTCTTTACAATAGCATATTTACGCTTACCGACTTTTAAAGTAAATTCGGTATCATCTTCAAAGGTGATACTGTAGCCTTTGTCAGATATTTTCTCATCATCAATAGAAATACCGCCCTGTTTGATTAACCGCTTTGTTTCGCCATTACTTGAAGTAAACTCTGCGTCAGAAACAATATCCAGCAGTCGGACTTCGGTTCCTTGTTCATACTCAAGGGTAGGAGCATCATCGGGAACTGCATTACCGATCACTGTTTTTTCAAAGTGTTCGCGAGCAGCTTTCGCTTTTTCTTCTCCGTGATAGATTCGAGTAACAGAGAGGGCAAGTTCATGTTTGGTATTTCGAGGATCTTCTTCAATCTTCGTTTTATACTTAGACAACTCGTCTACATCAATATCGGAGACCAGCTCAAACCAAGAGTACATCAGCTCATCGGGGATAGAAAGAACCTTTCCATACATATCATTAGCATCTTCAGTAATACCAATGTAATTGTCGTAAGATTTGGACATTTTCTTGGATCCGTCAGTACCAACCAGCAGAGGCATCATGAGTGCAATCTGTGGCTCTTGTCCATCATCTTTTTGTAGTTCTCGGCCTACCAACAGGTTAAATTTTTGATCAGTACCGCCTAACTCTACATCTGATTGTAGATGAACAGAATCTTGTCCTTGTGCCAACGGGTACAGGAACTCATGAAGTGATATAGGTTCATTGTTGTTATATCGCTTAGAGAAGTCGTCGCGTTCGATCATACGAGCAACCGTAAGCTTAGATGTCAGTTTAATAACATCTTGAAAGTTCATAGTTCCTAACCATTCAGAGTTGTAAACGATCGTAGTTTGAGATTCATCTAATATTTTTGTGGCTTGGTCAAGATACGTTTTGGCATTCTCTTTAATTTCTTCAGGGCTGAGCGCCGGCCGTGTTTTATTTTGGCCCGTGGGGTCACCAATCAAGGCAGTAAAATCTCCAATAATCAAGATTGCTTCGTGGCCCAGGTCTTGGAACTGCCGCAATTTGCGTAGAATTACCGAGTGACCAAGATGCAGGTCAGGTCGCGTGGGGTCACAACCTAATTTAATTTTAAGAGGTTTATCATCTTTCTTTGATCTTTTGAGCTTTTCAACAAGCTCATCTTCAGGTACAATTTCAACAGTACCTCTTTTAATTACTTCAAGTTGTTCGTCAACAGGTAAGAAGGCCATAGTATAATTAGGGATTACTGTTCTTATCTAAGGTTGGGAAATTATTAATAGGATTGTTTTGCTCGAGTGTCTTTTCGATGGTTGCTTTAAAGTCTTCGGCACCGGGATAGACAGTAGCAACGATATCATACGCCCAGGGGGCTAAATAAATAACATAAGAATAGGTTGCAGAAGCATCGCGGGATTGCTGTGAAGGAAGACTAAAACCAGCCATGATAAGCAGAATGGCACTAATAACAATACCACTTTTTAAAGAACTGAAAAGGGCTCCGGCAATTCTATTGATAAAATTAAGTTTAATTGTTTCTAAAAACTTTTTACTGAGGTAAGCAACCAGGTTTACCCCTGCAATGGTACCGATGAAAATTACCAAGCCCGAAATAAAGGGTACAAAAGAAGCTTTTTCTTCGAAAAGCGGCTCAATAATACGACCAACCGGTTCCATATATTGAAAAGTGAAGAACACGGCTAGTATTATGCCAACGATACTTAGAACTTCTTTGATGATTCCATTCATGAATCCGCGGTAACAAAAATATGCGATGGGCAGAAGTATCAGTATATCCAGCAGATTCATGACTTGTTAAACTATGAGAGTTCTTCTTTTACCACTTTGCTGACAAGCGAGCCTTCTGCTTTGCCTTTAAGTTCTTGCATCATAACACCCATAACCTGCCCCATATCAGACATATCACTGGCACCAAGTTCATCAATTATATTTTGAGCCACGTCCCGAATTTCTTCTTCCGAAAGCATCTTTGGGAGATACGATTCAATGATTTCGAGCTCTTCCTTTTCATTTTCAGCCAGGTCAGCACGATCTCCCTTCTCAAATTGATCGATAGATTCTTTACGCTGCTTGGCCGCCTTCATTAATACCTCAATAGCCTGCTCGTCAGAAATAGAACCTTCACCACCTTCTCGTTCACTTATCTCACGTTCTAAAAGCTTAGATTTTAGTGAACGAAGAACGAGAAGACGTTTTTTGTCTTTGTTTTTCATGGCCTGTTTGAGGTCAGCCATGATCTGTTCTTTTATAGCCATGATGCCGTAATTTTAAAGTTAACGGTAATGTGAATGGGGGAACCCATCTCATAAAAAAAGGCTCCACTCGTAAAAACGAATGCAACCTTTTTGGCAAGTAAAGACTAGGTCTTAGTTCTCTTTATTTTCCTTAATAAAGTCTTTTACATCGTCTTGGTCAATAATTGCTTCTTTATAACCGTACTTGTTGTTGTCGGTTTTAGTAGCAACAATTACCTTTGCCATGCGTCGGTCTGAGGAACTGCTTCCTTCCCCTTCTGTTCCAAATGTTTTCTTCTTAGCCATAACTCTACTCTATTATACTATTTAATTTCTTTGTGAACGGTGTGCTTTTGAAGAACCGGATTATACTTCTTGAGCTCAAGACGGTCAGGTGAATTACGACGATTCTTAGTCGTAACATATCTGGATGAGCCCGGTTTTTCGGTACACTCTAAAATTACTTGTATTCTATTTCCTTTTGCCATAATCTTGTGTCTTTCTGGTTATTAGCTATTGTTATTTGTAGTGCTTCTGCGCCAAACAATAAATAACAATGAACCGATAACTAAGTTATACGTCTTTTATGATAGTTCCTTTTTTACGGGCTTCTTTCAAAACGGCATGAATGCCTTTCTTGTTAATTGTGCGAAGCGTCTTTGCAGAAACTTTTAATGTAACCCACTTGTCTTCCTCGGGTACATAAAACTTCTTCTTTTGCAGATTCTGCTGAAACTTGTGCTTCGTCTTGTTGTTGGACTTTGAAGAGCGATAGCCGTTCTGCGCTCCTTTTCCTGTTATATCATCTTTACGTGCCATGTCAATAAAAACTCATTAATTGTGTTTCTCAGATAGACTGGAAAAATAGGCTTATTACAAAAAAAGATCAATGTTTCTTTTACACTGATTTTTTTTACATATTTGGACCGATTCAGACGCTGGGTTTTAGCTGTATTCAGGCAATTTAAAAGACTCTTTAAATAGCATTTACAAGCTTATCTCAACTTTTGGCGATGAGGGGTATTGCTTTCTTTGATTTTGCCTATTTATGCGCTATTTTCAGGCGTCTTCATCATTGTTTTAACCCCTAGTCACACCTTTATTTATGGCGAAAGAAAAAAAATCAGATTATAAGGCGGAAAATATACAGGTTTTAGAAGGCCTCGAAGCTGTTCGTAAGCGTCCGGCGATGTATATCGGAGACACTGGTCAGCGCGGGCTTCACCACTTGATCAATGAGGTTATTGATAATTCCATTGATGAAGCAATGGAAGGTCACTGTGATCTAATCGAGATTATAATTAATGAAGACGGCTCCATTACAATTACAGATAATGGGCGTGGAATTCCGGTTGATGAACATCCGAAAATAAAATTACCGGCGGTAGAAGTAGTGCTAACTAAGCTCCATGCAGGTGGTAAGTTTGACAGCAATACTTATAAGGTATCGGGTGGATTGCACGGTGTAGGTGTAAGTTGTGTGAATGGGCTTTCCTCTCATTTCTATGCTGAAGTACATCGCGATGGGGAAATTTATGTAATGGAATTTGAGCACGGTAAAACCGTACAGCCACTTAAGGTGAAGGGTAAAACGGATAAAACGGGTACAACCATTACGTTTACTCCCGACCCTGAGATATTTAAGCAGACTACAGAATTTAAATACGAAATTATTGCCACCCGGATGAGGGAGCTTGCATTCCTTAATCCGCAGATTACCATTTTATTACGTGATGATCGCGATGATGATGGAGAATTGGAAGATGAGTTTCATTATGATGGCGGAGTTAAAGACTTTGTTCAATATCTTGATGAAGACCGTGAGCCAATGATGGAGGAGCCTATCCTTATTGAGGGTGAGGTTGATATGGTACCGGTTGAGCTTGCCATACAATATAATGGAAGCTACTCCCAGAATGTGCATTCATACGTTAATAATATTAACACGCGCGAGGGTGGAACTCATATATCTGGATTCAGGCGTGCGTTAACGCGTTCTCTTAAAAAGTATGCAAAAGATAATAACCTGATCAAAAGTGATATTAAAGTATCAGGAAGTGATTTCCGTGAGGGAATGACTGCTGTATTGAGTGTTAAAGTTCCTGAACCACAGTTTGAGGGCCAGACAAAAACTAAGCTTGGTAACTCTGAGGTACAAAGTGCTGTTGAAGTTATCGTTTACGAACAGATGAATGAGTACCTCGAGCGTAATCCCAAGACGGCCAAGACTATTCTTGAAAAAGTGATTCTTGCTGCTGAAGCTCGACAGGCTGCTAAAAAAGCACGGAAACTTATACAACGAAAAAGTGCAATGAGTGGCGGCGGTCTTCCCGGTAAGTTGGCAGATTGCTCTATTAAAGATCCTGAACACAGTGAAATCTACCTGGTGGAGGGTGACTCTGCTGGCGGTTCTGCTAAGATGGGTCGTAATCGTAGCTTCCAAGCTATTCTTCCACTCCGCGGTAAGATATTAAATACCGAGAAAGCTAAGATAAATCGTATCCTGAAGAACAATGAAATTCAGGCGATGATTACAGCTCTTGGTGCCGGAGTAGGGCACTCAGAAGAAGATTTTGATCTTGACAACCTGCGGTATCACAAGATTATTATTATGACTGATGCCGATGTTGATGGATCTCACATTAGAACACTGTTACTCACTTTCTTCTATCGATATATGAAACCTCTGGTAGAAGGCGGACATGTTTATATTGCGACTCCTCCTCTCTATAGAATTTCTTATACAAGAGATAATATTGAGTATGCATGGGATGATGATACCCGTGATAAAATTATTAAGGATCTGAAAAGCTCCAGGAAAAAGTTTGATGTATCACGGTATAAGGGACTTGGTGAAATGAACCCAGAACAGCTTTGGGAAACCACGATGGATCCGGAAACCCGAACGCTTCAACGAGTAACGGTTGAAAATGCAGCAGCTGCTGATAAACTCTTTTCTCGTCTAATGGGCTCTGATGTGAAACCACGTCGTGAGTTTATTGAACAAAATGCGAAGTATGCTACGCTGGATATTTAACAGCAACCTTACAAGACAACTAAATTTAGATTAACCACTGACTTAGATTAGACTTATCTATGGCGAAAGAAAAAATTGTACCTATTGCGATAGAAGATGAGATGCAGTCGGCTTACATCGATTACTCGATGTCTGTTATTGTATCTCGTGCCTTACCTGATGTTCGGGATGGGCTGAAGCCGGTCCACCGCCGTATTTTGTACGGAATGAGCGAGCTGGGCATGCTTCACAATAGAAATTATAAAAAGAGTGCTCGTATTGTAGGAGAGGTATTGGGTAAGTATCACCCACACGGCGACTCTGCAGTATATGACTCTATCGTTCGAATGGTGCAGGACTTTTCTCTGCGGTATCCGTTAGTTGACGGACAAGGGAACTTTGGTTCTATTGATGGTGACTCTGCAGCGGCTATGCGTTATACTGAGGTTCGCATGCAGCGTATTGCAGAAGAGATGTTGACCGACATCAATAAGAATACGGTTGACTACCAAACGAACTTTGATGATACTCTTCAAGAACCGACAGTACTGCCAAGCATGCTACCCAACCTGTTGCTTAACGGGGCCTCGGGTATTGCTGTGGGGATGGCCACTAATATGGCACCTCATAATATAGAAGAAACCATTGACGGAATTGTCGCCTATCTTGATAACCCGGATATCGACTGCAAAGGGTTGATGGAGCATATTACGGCTCCCGACTTCCCAACTGGAGGTATCATTTATGGATACGGTGGTGTTAAAGAGGCATATGAAACCGGGCGTGGTAAGATTACCCTTCGTGCTCGCTGTACTACCGAGGAGTTACGCCATGGACGCGAGCAGATTGTCATTACTGAAATTCCATACCAGGTTAATAAAACTACTCTGGTTAAGAAGATAGCCAAGTTAACACAGAACGATAAGATTGATGAGATCTCTGAGATTCGGGATGAATCTGACAGAGATGGAATGCGTATTGTGGTTGTGCTTAAAAGAAATGCCAATACTGGCATTGTCTTAAATCAGCTGTATAAATATACCCAGATGCAGACTACCTTTGGAGTTATTAGCTTGGCGCTTGTCAAAGGGCGCCCCAAGGTTATGCCTCTAAAAGAGCTTATCTACCACTACGTTGAGCATCGTATTGAAATTGTAATAAGGCGAACGCTGTATGACTTGAACCAGGCAGAAGCTCGTGCTCATATTCTTGAAGGTCTAAAGATTGCTCTTGATGATCTTGATGAAGTAATTAAAACAATTCGTGCCTCAGACAGTCCTAAAGAGGCAAATGAAGCACTTCGTAGCCAGTTTGCACTTACCGATATCCAAGCCAAGGCAATACTGGATATGCGACTGCAAAAGCTTACTGGCCTTGAGCGTGATAAGGTTGAGCTTGAATACAAGGAAATTGCTGATAAGATTGCTGACTTTAGGGAAATTCTTTGGAATAGAAGTCGTCAGACTGATATTATCAAAGAAGAGCTTCTTGAACTTAAAGATCGTTATGGTGATGCTCGTCGTACACAGGTTGTACACTCTGCTGAAGACTTCAGCGTTGAAGATATGATCGCTGATGAAGATGTAGTTGTGACTATTTCAAACAAGGGCTTCATTAAACGAATGCCTGTGAGTGGGTATCGTCGACAGAAACGTGGCGGTAAAGGAATGAAAGGAACTACTACAAAAGATGACGAATACGTAGAGCATCTGTTTGTGGCTACCAATCATAATTATATTCTATTCTTTACTGAGAAGGGACAATGTTACTGGTTGAAAGTTTATGAAATTCCGGAAGCCTCACGAACAGCAAGGGGACGAGCAATTGTCAACCTGATCAATATTGAAAAGGATGATTCTATCAAAACCTTTGTTCCTGTTAAGACTCTTGATGACGAGGAGTATATCAACAATCACTACATTATAATGGCCACTAAAGAAGGGCAGGTTAAGAAAACTTCGCTTGAAGCTTATAGTCGTCCACGTAGTGATGGTATTATCGGTATTAACATTAGAGAAGGTGATGCCTTACTTGAGGCTTCATTAACTGACGGTGAGAGTAATGTGCTCTTATCTAATCGCAAAGGTCGTGCTATCCGATTCCATGAAGATGAAG includes the following:
- a CDS encoding MarR family winged helix-turn-helix transcriptional regulator: MGTHYNGSDKEQKTLDAFIKLMRATESINNRLNRHLTEADLTVSQFGVLEALLHLGPLNQKALAEKLLKSGGNITMVVDNLEKNNWVERQKDPEDRRSVLVHLTTEGEEFISSYFPKHLELILDEFEVLSDEELESISKICKKLGLQEE
- a CDS encoding exodeoxyribonuclease III encodes the protein MLKISSLNVNGIRAAHRHGFTDWVNQEDPDIICLQELRALEHQVPGPIKKLDYHGQYHTAEKKGYSGVGILSKEKPLEIEKGIGVDWIDSEGRVIKAEFEDLIVFSIYAPSGTTGDERQDLKMDFLDHFLPFAQKYLSGDKPVVFCGDYNICHKPIDIHNPKRNKNTSGFLPEERKWVTKLLEIGFEDVYRRLHEGEPDLYSWWSYRAASKERNKGWRIDYHMTCPTMLESAEKAVIEMDWDLSDHAPVTISYSL
- the tyrS gene encoding tyrosine--tRNA ligase — protein: MAFLPVDEQLEVIKRGTVEIVPEDELVEKLKRSKKDDKPLKIKLGCDPTRPDLHLGHSVILRKLRQFQDLGHEAILIIGDFTALIGDPTGQNKTRPALSPEEIKENAKTYLDQATKILDESQTTIVYNSEWLGTMNFQDVIKLTSKLTVARMIERDDFSKRYNNNEPISLHEFLYPLAQGQDSVHLQSDVELGGTDQKFNLLVGRELQKDDGQEPQIALMMPLLVGTDGSKKMSKSYDNYIGITEDANDMYGKVLSIPDELMYSWFELVSDIDVDELSKYKTKIEEDPRNTKHELALSVTRIYHGEEKAKAAREHFEKTVIGNAVPDDAPTLEYEQGTEVRLLDIVSDAEFTSSNGETKRLIKQGGISIDDEKISDKGYSITFEDDTEFTLKVGKRKYAIVKTK
- a CDS encoding CvpA family protein, with protein sequence MNLLDILILLPIAYFCYRGFMNGIIKEVLSIVGIILAVFFTFQYMEPVGRIIEPLFEEKASFVPFISGLVIFIGTIAGVNLVAYLSKKFLETIKLNFINRIAGALFSSLKSGIVISAILLIMAGFSLPSQQSRDASATYSYVIYLAPWAYDIVATVYPGAEDFKATIEKTLEQNNPINNFPTLDKNSNP
- a CDS encoding GatB/YqeY domain-containing protein, yielding MAIKEQIMADLKQAMKNKDKKRLLVLRSLKSKLLEREISEREGGEGSISDEQAIEVLMKAAKQRKESIDQFEKGDRADLAENEKEELEIIESYLPKMLSEEEIRDVAQNIIDELGASDMSDMGQVMGVMMQELKGKAEGSLVSKVVKEELS
- a CDS encoding DUF4295 family protein, which translates into the protein MAKKKTFGTEGEGSSSSDRRMAKVIVATKTDNNKYGYKEAIIDQDDVKDFIKENKEN
- the rpmG gene encoding 50S ribosomal protein L33, giving the protein MAKGNRIQVILECTEKPGSSRYVTTKNRRNSPDRLELKKYNPVLQKHTVHKEIK
- the rpmB gene encoding 50S ribosomal protein L28, with product MARKDDITGKGAQNGYRSSKSNNKTKHKFQQNLQKKKFYVPEEDKWVTLKVSAKTLRTINKKGIHAVLKEARKKGTIIKDV
- the gyrB gene encoding DNA topoisomerase (ATP-hydrolyzing) subunit B, with translation MAKEKKSDYKAENIQVLEGLEAVRKRPAMYIGDTGQRGLHHLINEVIDNSIDEAMEGHCDLIEIIINEDGSITITDNGRGIPVDEHPKIKLPAVEVVLTKLHAGGKFDSNTYKVSGGLHGVGVSCVNGLSSHFYAEVHRDGEIYVMEFEHGKTVQPLKVKGKTDKTGTTITFTPDPEIFKQTTEFKYEIIATRMRELAFLNPQITILLRDDRDDDGELEDEFHYDGGVKDFVQYLDEDREPMMEEPILIEGEVDMVPVELAIQYNGSYSQNVHSYVNNINTREGGTHISGFRRALTRSLKKYAKDNNLIKSDIKVSGSDFREGMTAVLSVKVPEPQFEGQTKTKLGNSEVQSAVEVIVYEQMNEYLERNPKTAKTILEKVILAAEARQAAKKARKLIQRKSAMSGGGLPGKLADCSIKDPEHSEIYLVEGDSAGGSAKMGRNRSFQAILPLRGKILNTEKAKINRILKNNEIQAMITALGAGVGHSEEDFDLDNLRYHKIIIMTDADVDGSHIRTLLLTFFYRYMKPLVEGGHVYIATPPLYRISYTRDNIEYAWDDDTRDKIIKDLKSSRKKFDVSRYKGLGEMNPEQLWETTMDPETRTLQRVTVENAAAADKLFSRLMGSDVKPRREFIEQNAKYATLDI
- the gyrA gene encoding DNA gyrase subunit A, with translation MAKEKIVPIAIEDEMQSAYIDYSMSVIVSRALPDVRDGLKPVHRRILYGMSELGMLHNRNYKKSARIVGEVLGKYHPHGDSAVYDSIVRMVQDFSLRYPLVDGQGNFGSIDGDSAAAMRYTEVRMQRIAEEMLTDINKNTVDYQTNFDDTLQEPTVLPSMLPNLLLNGASGIAVGMATNMAPHNIEETIDGIVAYLDNPDIDCKGLMEHITAPDFPTGGIIYGYGGVKEAYETGRGKITLRARCTTEELRHGREQIVITEIPYQVNKTTLVKKIAKLTQNDKIDEISEIRDESDRDGMRIVVVLKRNANTGIVLNQLYKYTQMQTTFGVISLALVKGRPKVMPLKELIYHYVEHRIEIVIRRTLYDLNQAEARAHILEGLKIALDDLDEVIKTIRASDSPKEANEALRSQFALTDIQAKAILDMRLQKLTGLERDKVELEYKEIADKIADFREILWNRSRQTDIIKEELLELKDRYGDARRTQVVHSAEDFSVEDMIADEDVVVTISNKGFIKRMPVSGYRRQKRGGKGMKGTTTKDDEYVEHLFVATNHNYILFFTEKGQCYWLKVYEIPEASRTARGRAIVNLINIEKDDSIKTFVPVKTLDDEEYINNHYIIMATKEGQVKKTSLEAYSRPRSDGIIGINIREGDALLEASLTDGESNVLLSNRKGRAIRFHEDEVRDMGRNTTGVKGMDLGDDNELVDMVVLRNTHEATVLAISENGYGKRSLVEDYREQSRGGKGVITLKVTQKTGELIALKQVSDKDDLMVITEGGKVIRMNCGGIRTMGRNTQGVRIMRLDSDGKIAAVTPVVNEEEDETV